The DNA segment GTTAAGTCATTTCGAGTTTCGGTCGAGTTTCTGATAAACCATATCGTGCTTCAAGTGTCGGAGCGCATAGGCCGTGGATATATTGATCAACGATTCCGAATGACCCAATAGAAGATATCCGGTCTCTTTCAATTTCGAATGAAACAAATCGATCACCTTTCGTTTGGCCGCCAGGTCAAAATAAATAATCACGTTGCGACAGAAGATGATGTCCATGGGATTAATGAAGGCCATTTTATTCGTGTCCAGCAGGTTGAGATGCAAGAAGACGACGTTTCTTTTGACCGCATCCGAGATGCGAAAGGCGTTATCTTCTTTT comes from the Nitrospiria bacterium genome and includes:
- a CDS encoding CheR family methyltransferase, whose amino-acid sequence is KEDNAFRISDAVKRNVVFLHLNLLDTNKMAFINPMDIIFCRNVIIYFDLAAKRKVIDLFHSKLKETGYLLLGHSESLINISTAYALRHLKHDMVYQKLDRNSK